One genomic segment of Paenibacillus durus includes these proteins:
- a CDS encoding 5'-methylthioadenosine/adenosylhomocysteine nucleosidase, translated as MEAVSGIIGAMDEEIKLLLEQMEHSEAVVKAGITYYKGSIGGNSIVVCKSGVGKVNAAVTTQIMIDAFGAQKILFTGVAGALHPELEVGDIVISSECMQHDMDVTALGYDRGIIPYQETSVFPADPELVRFAEKACRDMGVRYVTGRILSGDQFIASHESVVMLREQLGGACAEMEGAALAQVCQMNGIPFVVIRSMSDKADGSANVSYAEFTEIASRQSHQILSVILNELL; from the coding sequence ATGGAAGCTGTAAGTGGCATTATTGGAGCTATGGATGAGGAAATTAAACTGCTGCTGGAGCAAATGGAGCACAGTGAGGCGGTTGTCAAAGCAGGAATTACATATTATAAAGGTTCAATCGGCGGGAACTCCATCGTCGTCTGTAAATCGGGTGTGGGAAAGGTGAACGCCGCCGTCACTACACAAATTATGATCGATGCGTTCGGTGCGCAAAAAATACTGTTCACGGGAGTGGCCGGAGCGCTGCATCCGGAGCTGGAAGTTGGGGATATCGTCATATCTTCGGAATGTATGCAGCATGATATGGATGTTACGGCGCTAGGCTACGACCGGGGCATTATTCCGTATCAGGAGACGTCGGTGTTCCCGGCTGATCCGGAGCTTGTGCGGTTTGCAGAAAAGGCATGCCGGGATATGGGGGTCCGCTATGTAACGGGGAGAATTCTCTCGGGCGACCAGTTTATTGCCAGCCATGAATCGGTCGTTATGCTGCGGGAGCAGCTCGGAGGAGCCTGTGCGGAAATGGAGGGGGCGGCGCTGGCCCAGGTGTGTCAGATGAACGGTATTCCGTTCGTTGTCATCCGCTCTATGTCCGATAAGGCAGACGGCTCGGCGAATGTCAGCTATGCGGAGTTTACGGAAATCGCATCGCGGCAGTCTCATCAAATTCTGAGCGTCATTCTAAACGAATTGCTTTAA
- a CDS encoding type 1 glutamine amidotransferase domain-containing protein translates to MRLAGKKVIALVDDEFEDLELWYPIYRVREEGAEVHLTGLEKGKTYIGKYGVPATAEYSWDELDAADYDGILVPGGWAPDKIRRYSAVLQLIRDFNEAGKPIGQICHAGWVLISAKILEGVTVTSTPGIRDDMENAGAIWKDEPVVVDGHIVSARRPPDLPPYGKAFCDALAGE, encoded by the coding sequence TTGAGACTGGCCGGAAAAAAAGTTATCGCGCTCGTAGACGATGAATTTGAAGATTTGGAGCTCTGGTATCCGATATACCGGGTCAGGGAGGAAGGCGCAGAGGTGCATCTCACCGGGCTTGAAAAAGGCAAAACATATATCGGCAAGTATGGTGTACCGGCAACCGCCGAATACTCCTGGGATGAACTGGACGCAGCCGATTACGATGGCATCTTGGTTCCGGGCGGTTGGGCGCCGGATAAGATCCGCCGTTATTCCGCTGTGCTGCAGCTTATCCGTGATTTTAACGAAGCCGGGAAACCGATCGGACAAATCTGTCATGCCGGATGGGTGCTGATTTCCGCAAAAATTCTGGAAGGCGTTACGGTAACCTCGACTCCCGGTATCCGGGACGATATGGAGAACGCCGGAGCAATCTGGAAGGACGAGCCTGTCGTTGTCGACGGCCATATCGTCTCCGCCCGCCGTCCTCCCGATCTCCCGCCATACGGCAAAGCGTTCTGCGATGCACTTGCCGGGGAATAA
- a CDS encoding sigma-70 family RNA polymerase sigma factor: MESLIREESVILSDEESFFGLVAEHKKTLYGIAHSYLRSEADALEMVQEATCRAWIKRRSLKDEGRFSPWLIRILINCCNDELKRRKRVIPSEIQGGESSVIEMASDRKLDMERALDAVKPKYRQVLVLKYYRDMTLSEIAAVLDRPEGTVKTWLNKGLKQLRDKMKGKGDDRYV; encoded by the coding sequence ATGGAGAGCCTGATCAGAGAAGAGTCCGTTATCCTGTCGGATGAAGAGAGCTTCTTCGGGCTTGTGGCAGAGCACAAAAAAACGTTATATGGGATCGCCCACAGCTATCTCCGCAGCGAGGCGGATGCGCTTGAAATGGTACAGGAGGCGACCTGCCGGGCTTGGATCAAACGCAGAAGTCTGAAGGATGAGGGGCGGTTCTCCCCATGGCTTATCCGAATTCTAATCAACTGCTGCAACGATGAACTGAAGCGCAGAAAGCGGGTGATTCCCTCAGAAATCCAAGGGGGCGAGTCCAGTGTCATAGAAATGGCGAGTGACCGCAAGCTGGATATGGAGCGGGCGCTGGATGCCGTGAAGCCGAAGTACCGGCAGGTGCTTGTCCTGAAATATTACCGGGATATGACGCTGTCTGAAATCGCGGCGGTGCTGGACAGACCGGAAGGAACCGTAAAGACGTGGCTGAACAAAGGCCTGAAGCAGCTCCGGGACAAAATGAAAGGGAAGGGAGATGACCGCTATGTTTGA
- the ptsP gene encoding phosphoenolpyruvate--protein phosphotransferase — MIKGIGAAAGVAIGKAFVLPNWEWSMPETQVNPVDLAQEFERLYEGIRTSKDEIEFIKKEFREVVGPEESSIFDAHLAILEDPVFMSEIRGIIERQYKAAEVAVKEAIDHFVAMFDLLDDEYMKERAVDIKDVGNRLLKHLLGAPEVTLPSDTKPYILVAKELSPSQLAHLNPNYVLGIITMAGGKTSHSSIMARALGIPLVAGLENKLQSPIQTGDFLIIDGDNGNLIINPDEATAEHYSVVRDRQRQKREQLELLSSVAAMTKDRVRMRLASNISSVKELDMALKYGAEGVGLFRTEFLYMDRKTFPTEEEQYEVYKLVAEKVGKHPVVIRTLDIGGDKHLDYFQLPEEQNPFLGYRAIRICLDQKEMFKTQLTAILRASVHGNIKMMFPMISSIEEVREAKAVLEEVKQDLDRQGIPYDRKLPVGIMIEVPAAVMIADFLAEEVDFFSIGTNDLVQYVLAVDRMNEQIAHLYHPYHPAVLRMIRTTVESAKAAGIGVSVCGELAGDERSLPLWLELGVSDLSMSPQALLKVKHRMLNTTASEAREVAKQCFRNREIAESEKQLTQFLDKHVIQHVMKGNA, encoded by the coding sequence ATGATAAAAGGTATAGGGGCCGCAGCAGGTGTTGCCATCGGAAAGGCCTTCGTTTTGCCGAACTGGGAATGGAGTATGCCGGAGACGCAGGTAAACCCGGTAGATCTGGCTCAAGAATTTGAGCGTTTGTATGAAGGAATTCGAACCTCCAAGGATGAGATTGAGTTTATTAAAAAGGAATTCAGAGAGGTTGTCGGTCCCGAGGAATCGAGTATTTTTGACGCTCATCTGGCGATTCTGGAAGATCCGGTATTCATGAGCGAAATCCGCGGAATTATAGAGAGGCAGTACAAAGCGGCAGAGGTGGCGGTCAAAGAGGCGATCGATCACTTTGTGGCCATGTTCGACCTGCTGGACGATGAATATATGAAGGAGCGGGCGGTCGATATCAAGGATGTCGGCAACCGTCTGCTGAAGCATCTGCTGGGTGCGCCGGAGGTTACGCTGCCTTCGGATACAAAGCCCTATATTCTGGTGGCGAAAGAGCTTTCCCCTTCTCAACTGGCCCATCTGAATCCTAACTATGTGCTCGGTATTATAACCATGGCGGGAGGCAAAACGTCGCATTCCTCCATTATGGCGCGGGCGCTCGGCATTCCGCTGGTGGCGGGCTTGGAGAATAAGCTCCAAAGTCCGATCCAGACCGGAGACTTCCTGATCATCGACGGGGATAACGGCAATCTGATCATTAACCCTGATGAAGCCACAGCCGAGCATTACAGTGTTGTGCGGGACAGACAGCGGCAGAAGAGGGAACAACTGGAGCTATTGTCCTCGGTGGCGGCAATGACCAAGGATAGAGTTAGAATGCGGCTCGCAAGCAATATCAGCTCCGTGAAAGAACTGGATATGGCTTTAAAATACGGGGCCGAGGGCGTCGGCTTATTCCGGACGGAATTTCTGTATATGGACCGGAAGACGTTTCCGACCGAAGAGGAGCAGTACGAGGTATACAAGCTTGTGGCGGAGAAGGTCGGCAAGCATCCGGTTGTCATCCGCACCCTGGATATCGGGGGAGACAAGCATTTGGACTATTTTCAGCTTCCGGAGGAGCAGAACCCATTTCTGGGCTACCGGGCCATCCGTATCTGTCTTGACCAGAAAGAGATGTTCAAGACGCAGCTGACGGCGATTCTGCGCGCAAGCGTACATGGCAACATCAAAATGATGTTCCCGATGATCTCTTCAATTGAAGAGGTTAGGGAAGCCAAGGCCGTGCTTGAGGAAGTAAAGCAGGATTTGGACCGTCAGGGAATTCCATATGACCGCAAGCTGCCGGTCGGCATTATGATTGAGGTGCCTGCCGCGGTGATGATCGCTGATTTTTTGGCGGAAGAGGTGGACTTTTTCAGCATTGGGACGAATGATTTGGTGCAGTACGTGCTTGCGGTTGACCGGATGAACGAGCAGATTGCGCATTTATACCATCCGTATCATCCAGCCGTGCTGCGCATGATCCGCACAACCGTGGAATCCGCGAAGGCAGCCGGCATAGGCGTAAGTGTCTGCGGTGAACTGGCGGGCGACGAGCGTTCTCTCCCGCTGTGGCTGGAACTCGGTGTCAGCGACCTTAGCATGTCGCCGCAGGCGCTGCTGAAGGTCAAGCACCGGATGCTGAATACGACAGCCTCCGAGGCAAGGGAAGTCGCCAAGCAGTGCTTCCGGAACCGGGAAATTGCGGAGAGCGAGAAGCAGCTCACTCAGTTTCTCGACAAACACGTTATTCAGCATGTGATGAAGGGCAACGCTTAA
- a CDS encoding L,D-transpeptidase family protein — MFMHKMLLIFHLFILFNPTITAEPPQDQEKISIRIDPLKHQLYLYSNHHLIKKYSIALGKPETPSPVGEYVVINKYKNWGKGFGTRWIGLNVPWGTYGIHGTNRPYSIGHNASHGCIRMHNRDVEELYEFVRVGTKISFGGHILGKLGENPRLLAKGDSGGDVQIIQYRLRSAGFYNGECNGRFNSSTEIALKDYEKKYGLPVDGVAGYHDYLHLGLIE, encoded by the coding sequence ATGTTCATGCATAAGATGTTGTTAATTTTCCATTTGTTCATCCTTTTCAATCCAACTATCACGGCAGAACCTCCTCAAGATCAAGAAAAAATATCGATTAGGATTGATCCTTTAAAGCACCAACTTTACTTGTACTCTAACCACCATCTTATAAAGAAGTATTCCATCGCTCTTGGAAAACCGGAAACGCCGTCGCCTGTGGGCGAGTATGTCGTTATTAACAAATACAAAAATTGGGGCAAAGGGTTTGGCACCCGATGGATCGGACTTAACGTGCCGTGGGGAACATACGGTATTCATGGCACTAACAGGCCCTATTCTATAGGCCATAATGCCAGTCATGGCTGCATACGAATGCACAACCGTGATGTTGAGGAGTTATACGAATTTGTGCGGGTGGGGACTAAAATAAGCTTTGGGGGCCATATCCTTGGAAAATTGGGCGAAAACCCCAGACTTTTAGCGAAGGGAGATAGCGGCGGTGACGTTCAAATCATTCAATACCGTCTGCGAAGCGCAGGATTTTATAATGGGGAATGCAATGGCAGGTTCAACAGCTCAACCGAAATCGCGCTAAAAGATTATGAAAAGAAGTATGGACTGCCCGTTGATGGCGTTGCCGGGTATCACGATTATCTACACCTCGGCTTGATTGAATGA
- a CDS encoding DUF4179 domain-containing protein, translating to MFEREEELARDYFQAVDRQLPPVSEQKLDAAIHAGIGEGSRRGKNVRRRYAFTTAVILTVALLFIISWLGGPGGQRITAVPPKNWGEFEAYRSLARNNVTIKTALDAGLVTPLHISTQEKNGYKITLDGMIADRRGMLLLYTFENRSVQKAMVTGLSLKGPSNFSSTSYWTGGDGSPGITHNYAQLTLEEGQKLPERLTAEAIVIPDTPEAQLSSSNKFRTSLTTGFTVDTAEIEKFGREIDIRKTMTVGGQRIHIEKAYIGPTGIYLNAVYDDQNTKRIFSVIKPTIMSGKGEKETALTSYMTRSVNTPLQTMVFHNNNMDAKGPLKLTIKGIQALDKSDLKLVVDTEARKIIQAPDDRLTLPDRSTDIRFTESSSGVEGKAKSGQLVLQLSTKPTPNDEMTRVSFDLDDSFTDGEGVKHSIYRNEGTFWESGGNSEGWTDTGIFNLGSAKLPQPLTFTIISYPNPILEEQSVRIR from the coding sequence ATGTTTGAACGTGAAGAGGAGCTGGCCCGGGACTATTTTCAAGCTGTGGACCGGCAGTTGCCGCCGGTATCTGAGCAGAAGCTGGACGCTGCGATTCATGCCGGTATCGGCGAAGGGAGCCGCAGAGGTAAGAACGTCCGTAGACGTTATGCTTTCACAACCGCTGTTATTCTGACCGTCGCCCTGTTGTTCATTATCTCGTGGCTGGGGGGACCCGGCGGTCAACGGATTACCGCGGTTCCGCCTAAGAATTGGGGGGAGTTTGAAGCGTACCGTTCACTTGCAAGGAACAATGTTACTATAAAAACGGCGCTGGACGCCGGACTGGTTACTCCTCTCCACATTTCAACGCAGGAGAAAAACGGCTACAAAATTACCCTGGACGGCATGATCGCCGACCGGCGGGGCATGCTGCTGCTGTATACGTTTGAGAACCGGAGCGTGCAAAAGGCGATGGTCACCGGTCTTTCGTTGAAAGGCCCGTCGAACTTTTCTTCCACTTCCTATTGGACCGGCGGCGACGGAAGCCCGGGAATTACCCATAATTACGCCCAGCTCACTTTGGAAGAAGGCCAGAAGCTGCCTGAACGGCTGACGGCTGAAGCTATCGTAATACCGGATACTCCTGAGGCTCAACTTTCCAGCTCGAACAAATTCAGAACCTCGCTGACGACCGGTTTTACGGTGGATACCGCGGAGATTGAAAAGTTCGGCCGTGAGATCGATATCCGCAAAACAATGACGGTCGGCGGTCAGCGGATTCATATCGAAAAAGCCTATATCGGACCGACAGGAATTTACTTGAATGCCGTATATGACGATCAGAATACCAAACGAATATTCAGTGTGATTAAGCCGACGATTATGTCCGGAAAGGGAGAAAAGGAAACGGCTCTGACTTCCTACATGACGCGGAGTGTGAATACTCCGCTGCAGACGATGGTTTTCCACAACAATAATATGGATGCCAAAGGGCCGCTGAAGCTTACGATCAAGGGAATCCAGGCTTTAGACAAATCCGATCTGAAGCTTGTCGTTGATACGGAGGCCCGAAAAATAATCCAGGCGCCTGACGACCGATTAACGCTTCCCGACCGAAGCACCGATATCAGGTTTACCGAAAGCAGTTCGGGCGTTGAGGGGAAAGCAAAGTCCGGTCAGCTTGTACTCCAATTAAGTACCAAGCCTACTCCGAACGACGAAATGACTCGCGTGTCATTTGATCTGGACGACAGCTTTACGGACGGCGAGGGAGTGAAGCATTCGATTTACCGGAACGAGGGAACTTTTTGGGAATCGGGCGGCAATTCGGAGGGATGGACAGATACTGGTATTTTCAATCTGGGGTCTGCAAAGCTTCCGCAGCCGCTAACCTTTACGATTATCAGCTACCCGAACCCTATACTTGAGGAGCAATCCGTCCGAATCCGTTAA
- a CDS encoding glucose PTS transporter subunit IIA, with the protein MNWLGSLQQLGRAIMLPTMVLPAAAILLSLGSLPWSAWGLASVAEVATYAGQGIFYYMPYLFAVGVALGLSNQAGPAGLAALAGMFTYDRIVMKLGDGALQPATLIGILLGIVAGIAHNRFKNIKLPEAIQFFGGSRFVLLFMGLFSALFAWVMLGVSPLIQYGLDGLLQFVDRTGGFGLFVYGVLYRVLTAFGLHHILNNVFWFQLGTFTTPDGTVVQGDLPRFFAGDPTAGSFMAGLFPIMMFALPAIAFAIIQEAREDLKPKIKKTFLRAALVCFLTGVSEQIEFAFLFASPYLFALHTIMSGLAMALTSALGIYHGFSYSAGAIDFILNLHLARRAWLLIPIGLVYGMVYYHLFRWAIRRFQIPTPGREEGSELGDWAGNIPYQAPLILQALGGKENVVQVQACITRLRLTVYNDRKIDTGALKSLGSAGIIKLGGGNVQVVFGTYSELIREEIDKLMLRDLPQVLFSAPMQGKMLPIEEVPDHIFAQKLVGDGVAFIPDKGELVSPVFGKVMHIYPTMHAIGIATPEGLEVLMHIGIDTSQLKGPFQSEVKEGDSVEPGQVLVRFDLDYLKEHAASLATPMVITNPERVKSWSYAPFKNVKKGQSSVMSVVLHESNVGGVES; encoded by the coding sequence TTGAATTGGCTCGGATCATTGCAGCAGCTTGGGAGAGCCATCATGCTTCCCACTATGGTGCTGCCGGCAGCGGCCATTCTGCTCAGCTTGGGGAGCCTGCCATGGTCTGCCTGGGGACTGGCTTCGGTTGCCGAAGTAGCGACCTATGCGGGTCAGGGGATTTTTTATTATATGCCTTATCTGTTTGCAGTCGGAGTCGCATTGGGCTTATCCAATCAAGCAGGACCCGCCGGGCTTGCGGCGCTGGCGGGAATGTTCACCTATGACCGGATTGTGATGAAGCTGGGAGACGGCGCACTGCAGCCTGCGACGCTGATCGGCATTCTGCTCGGAATTGTCGCCGGCATTGCCCATAACCGGTTTAAAAATATCAAGCTTCCAGAGGCGATCCAGTTTTTTGGAGGATCGCGTTTTGTTCTGCTCTTTATGGGATTGTTCTCCGCGCTGTTCGCATGGGTCATGCTCGGCGTCTCACCGCTGATTCAGTATGGCCTTGACGGTCTGTTGCAATTCGTCGACCGGACGGGAGGATTTGGGCTGTTTGTATACGGCGTATTGTACAGAGTGCTGACGGCCTTTGGGCTTCATCACATTTTGAACAACGTATTCTGGTTCCAGCTGGGAACGTTTACGACGCCGGATGGCACAGTTGTTCAGGGGGACCTTCCACGTTTTTTTGCCGGCGATCCTACAGCGGGCAGCTTCATGGCGGGACTGTTTCCGATCATGATGTTCGCGCTGCCCGCCATTGCGTTTGCGATTATTCAGGAAGCCCGTGAAGATTTGAAGCCCAAGATCAAAAAGACGTTTCTGCGGGCAGCGCTCGTCTGCTTCCTGACAGGCGTGTCCGAACAGATCGAGTTCGCCTTTCTGTTCGCATCTCCTTATCTGTTCGCTCTACATACGATCATGTCCGGGCTCGCCATGGCCCTGACATCCGCGCTTGGAATTTATCACGGCTTTTCTTATTCGGCGGGGGCTATTGATTTTATACTGAATCTTCATTTGGCCCGTCGCGCCTGGCTGCTGATTCCGATCGGCCTCGTGTACGGAATGGTCTATTACCATCTGTTCCGCTGGGCGATCCGCCGATTTCAGATTCCGACGCCAGGCCGGGAGGAAGGCTCTGAGCTTGGCGATTGGGCCGGTAATATACCGTACCAGGCTCCGCTTATTTTACAGGCGCTTGGCGGCAAGGAGAACGTTGTGCAGGTCCAGGCTTGCATTACCCGATTGCGGCTTACGGTGTATAATGACCGCAAGATCGATACGGGCGCGCTCAAGAGCCTTGGCTCAGCAGGCATTATCAAATTGGGCGGGGGGAATGTGCAGGTTGTCTTCGGCACCTACTCCGAGCTGATCCGCGAGGAAATCGACAAGCTGATGCTGCGCGATCTTCCGCAGGTGCTCTTCAGCGCCCCGATGCAGGGCAAAATGCTGCCGATTGAAGAAGTGCCCGATCATATTTTTGCGCAAAAATTGGTCGGTGACGGGGTCGCTTTTATTCCGGACAAGGGAGAGTTGGTCTCACCGGTATTCGGCAAAGTGATGCACATTTATCCCACGATGCATGCCATCGGCATAGCCACGCCGGAAGGGCTGGAGGTGCTCATGCATATCGGCATCGATACGTCGCAGCTTAAAGGCCCGTTCCAGTCGGAAGTCAAAGAGGGGGATAGCGTCGAGCCCGGTCAGGTGTTGGTTAGGTTCGATCTGGACTATTTGAAGGAGCATGCCGCTTCGCTGGCCACCCCAATGGTTATTACCAATCCCGAACGCGTCAAATCCTGGAGCTACGCTCCGTTTAAGAATGTGAAAAAAGGACAATCTTCGGTGATGTCTGTCGTATTGCACGAAAGCAATGTTGGAGGGGTAGAATCATGA
- the ccpA gene encoding catabolite control protein A: MTVTIYDVAREAGVSMATVSRVVNNNPNVKPQTRKKVYEAIERLGYRPNAVARGLASKKTTTVGVVIPDISNSIFAEIARGIEDIANMYHYNIILCNADKRKEKEIRVINTLLEKQVDGLLFMGGTVTDEHILAFQTSSVPIVLCATSDEKGAYPSVDIDHEAAAFDAVNTLIRHGHREIAMISGTLQDPANGYARFHGYKKALETAGIDYQEDLVRIGNYRYESGVEAMKYFLGLKKKPTAVFAATDEMAIGAIHSIQDEGLKVPDDFSVISVDNIRMASMVRPLLTTVAQPMYDLGAVAMRLLTKLMKKETVENPRVILPHETILRLSVNHLNE; the protein is encoded by the coding sequence TTGACGGTAACCATTTACGATGTAGCGCGTGAAGCAGGCGTATCTATGGCAACGGTATCACGGGTTGTGAATAACAATCCAAATGTGAAACCGCAAACCCGTAAGAAAGTTTATGAAGCTATTGAGCGTTTAGGCTATCGTCCCAACGCCGTGGCTAGAGGTCTTGCCAGTAAGAAAACGACGACCGTTGGCGTTGTCATTCCTGACATTTCCAATTCCATTTTTGCGGAAATCGCCCGCGGAATCGAAGATATTGCCAACATGTATCACTATAATATTATTTTGTGTAACGCCGACAAGCGTAAGGAGAAGGAAATCCGCGTCATCAACACTTTGCTGGAGAAGCAGGTGGACGGGCTCCTCTTCATGGGCGGCACGGTGACGGATGAGCATATTTTGGCCTTCCAGACGTCCTCCGTTCCGATTGTGCTGTGTGCGACGAGTGATGAGAAGGGTGCGTATCCTTCCGTCGATATCGACCATGAGGCTGCCGCATTCGACGCGGTTAATACTCTGATCCGTCACGGCCACCGCGAAATTGCGATGATCAGCGGCACGCTGCAGGACCCGGCCAACGGCTATGCACGATTCCATGGATATAAGAAAGCGCTCGAAACGGCAGGAATTGATTACCAGGAAGATCTTGTGCGTATCGGAAATTACCGATATGAGTCCGGCGTTGAGGCCATGAAATACTTCCTGGGCCTTAAGAAGAAGCCTACGGCAGTTTTTGCCGCAACGGATGAAATGGCCATTGGCGCCATCCACAGCATTCAGGACGAAGGTCTGAAAGTGCCGGATGATTTCTCGGTTATCAGTGTGGATAACATTCGTATGGCATCCATGGTCCGTCCGCTGCTTACGACGGTTGCACAGCCAATGTACGACCTTGGCGCTGTGGCCATGAGACTTTTGACCAAGCTGATGAAGAAAGAGACCGTAGAGAATCCGCGCGTCATTTTGCCGCATGAGACCATTCTTCGTCTGTCCGTTAACCATTTGAACGAATAA
- a CDS encoding monothiol bacilliredoxin BrxC family protein: MIDAILSRSVSGEAAEKLSIRHQPPQAILAYNGKAVWN; the protein is encoded by the coding sequence TTGATCGATGCTATTCTGTCCCGAAGCGTATCAGGCGAAGCCGCGGAGAAGTTGAGCATTCGGCACCAGCCGCCCCAAGCGATTCTTGCCTATAATGGGAAAGCAGTGTGGAATTAG
- the aroA gene encoding 3-phosphoshikimate 1-carboxyvinyltransferase, which yields MDVIVRPTPELHGEIGALSSKNYTTRYLLVAALSEGTSTIYHPAHSEDSDAIRRCIRDLGAELTEDDEKIVIKGFGRRPKDVKELNVGNAGAVLRFLMAVASLSPEVTFVNTYPDSLGKRPHDDLIDALGQLGVKVEHNEGRLPITIRGGNPKGGRITVSGAVSSQYLSALLFLTPLLEEDSEIIVLNDLKSKVVVGQTLEVLEQAGIVIHAADDYMSFKVPGGQSYEAKSYTVQGDYPGSAAVLAAAAVTKSDVKIHRLAENSRQGERAIIDVLRMMEAPLIHENGTVHVQGNGRLKAVEFDGDAATDAVLAMVAAAVFAEGTSRFYNVENLRYKECDRITDYLAELSKAGAKVEERRDEIIVHGRPEGVEGGVTINAHFDHRVIMALTVVGLRAAKPLLIKDAHHVAKSYPQYFDHLQALGADVEWVK from the coding sequence ATGGACGTTATTGTAAGGCCTACGCCGGAGCTACACGGGGAAATCGGAGCTTTGTCCTCCAAAAATTATACGACGCGCTATCTGCTCGTTGCCGCGCTGTCAGAAGGCACGAGCACGATCTATCATCCGGCGCACAGCGAGGACAGCGACGCTATACGCCGCTGTATCCGCGATCTGGGAGCGGAGCTTACGGAGGACGACGAGAAGATCGTCATCAAGGGCTTCGGCCGCCGTCCCAAAGATGTCAAGGAGCTTAATGTGGGCAATGCCGGCGCGGTGCTGCGCTTTCTGATGGCTGTTGCCTCCCTGTCCCCGGAAGTGACCTTTGTAAATACATACCCCGACTCACTGGGCAAGCGTCCGCATGACGATTTGATCGACGCTCTCGGCCAGCTAGGTGTTAAGGTCGAGCATAATGAAGGCCGGCTGCCGATCACGATCCGGGGCGGAAATCCCAAGGGAGGCCGCATCACCGTCTCCGGCGCGGTCAGCTCCCAGTATTTGAGCGCTCTGCTGTTTCTGACGCCGCTGCTTGAGGAAGACAGCGAGATCATTGTGCTGAACGATCTGAAATCGAAAGTGGTCGTAGGCCAGACGCTGGAGGTGCTGGAGCAGGCCGGTATCGTCATTCACGCGGCTGATGACTATATGTCGTTCAAGGTGCCGGGCGGGCAGTCCTATGAGGCCAAATCGTACACGGTGCAGGGAGATTACCCCGGTTCGGCAGCCGTTCTTGCGGCTGCGGCGGTAACGAAGTCCGACGTGAAGATTCATCGTCTGGCCGAGAACAGCCGGCAGGGCGAAAGAGCAATAATCGATGTGCTGCGCATGATGGAAGCGCCGCTCATCCATGAGAACGGAACGGTGCATGTGCAGGGGAACGGACGCCTGAAGGCCGTAGAATTCGACGGGGACGCGGCAACGGACGCCGTGCTCGCGATGGTTGCCGCCGCCGTGTTTGCAGAGGGAACCTCCAGGTTTTATAATGTGGAGAATCTGCGGTATAAGGAATGCGACCGCATCACCGATTATTTGGCGGAGCTGAGCAAGGCCGGGGCGAAGGTGGAAGAACGGCGGGACGAGATCATCGTTCATGGCAGACCGGAAGGCGTCGAAGGCGGCGTTACGATCAACGCGCACTTCGACCATCGCGTCATTATGGCCCTGACGGTCGTCGGGCTTCGTGCTGCGAAGCCGCTGCTGATCAAGGATGCGCATCATGTCGCCAAATCGTATCCGCAGTATTTTGACCATTTGCAGGCGCTCGGCGCGGATGTTGAGTGGGTAAAATAA
- a CDS encoding CoA-binding protein, with the protein MAFENPSREQIGDILASAGNIAVVGLSDKSDRTSYMVAYAMQLRGYRIIPVNPLVDGEILGEKCYHSLAEIPEPVDIVNVFRRSEFCAEVAREAASIGAKVLWLQQGIVSPEAAEIAAEAGMTAIMDRCIKVEEAITMNGRNRNIK; encoded by the coding sequence ATGGCTTTTGAGAATCCATCCAGGGAACAGATCGGGGATATTCTGGCCTCCGCCGGCAATATTGCCGTGGTGGGACTGTCCGACAAGAGTGACCGGACATCTTACATGGTCGCTTACGCCATGCAGCTCAGGGGCTATCGGATCATTCCGGTTAACCCGTTGGTGGACGGCGAGATCCTCGGGGAGAAGTGCTATCATTCGCTCGCGGAGATTCCGGAGCCGGTCGATATTGTCAATGTGTTCCGCCGCAGCGAGTTCTGCGCGGAAGTCGCCCGCGAGGCCGCGTCTATCGGCGCCAAGGTGCTGTGGCTGCAGCAGGGGATTGTCAGTCCCGAAGCTGCGGAAATTGCCGCAGAGGCCGGCATGACGGCCATCATGGACCGCTGCATCAAGGTCGAGGAAGCGATAACGATGAACGGACGGAACCGTAATATAAAATAA